In a genomic window of Streptococcus oralis:
- a CDS encoding DUF3165 family protein, with product MVYLIIGILLLLLYVFATPQSIKGTVNIVILVFVVVALLILLMLSILQIFQLPTEFFVTIAMLALAYFSLRDITLMPEKKGKRR from the coding sequence ATGGTCTATTTAATCATAGGGATACTCTTATTACTACTCTATGTATTTGCGACACCCCAAAGTATCAAAGGAACAGTCAACATCGTTATCTTGGTCTTTGTAGTTGTTGCACTCTTGATTTTGCTGATGTTGTCCATCTTGCAAATCTTCCAACTACCGACAGAATTCTTTGTCACAATAGCCATGCTTGCCCTTGCCTACTTTAGCTTGAGGGACATTACGCTCATGCCTGAAAAAAAGGGTAAAAGAAGATAA
- the typA gene encoding translational GTPase TypA: MTKLREDIRNIAIIAHVDHGKTTLVDELLKQSETLDARTELAERAMDSNDIEKERGITILAKNTAVAYNGTRINIMDTPGHADFGGEVERIMKMVDGVVLVVDAYEGTMPQTRFVLKKALEQDLVPIVVVNKIDKPSARPAEVVDEVLELFIELGADDDQLDFPVVYASAINGTSSLSDDPADQEKTMAPIFDTIIDHIPAPVDNSDEPLQFQVSLLDYNDFVGRIGIGRVFRGSVKVGDQVTLSKLDGTTKNFRVTKLFGFFGLERREIQEAKAGDLIAVSGMEDIFVGETITPTDAIEPLPILHIDEPTLQMTFLVNNSPFAGREGKWVTSRKVEERLQAELQTDVSLRVDPTDSPDKWTVSGRGELHLSILIETMRREGYELQVSRPEVIVKEIDGVKCEPFERVQIDTPEEYQGSVIQSLSERKGEMLDMISTGNGQTRLVFLVPARGLIGYSTEFLSMTRGYGIMNHTFDQYLPLIPGEIGGRHRGALVSIDAGKATTYSIMSIEERGTIFVNPGTEVYEGMIIGENSRENDLTVNITKAKQMTNVRSATKDQTAVIKTPRILTLEESLEFLNDDEYMEVTPESIRLRKQILNKAEREKANKKKKSAE; this comes from the coding sequence ATGACAAAATTAAGAGAAGATATCCGTAACATTGCGATTATCGCCCACGTTGACCACGGTAAGACAACTCTCGTTGACGAATTATTGAAGCAGTCTGAAACTCTTGATGCACGTACTGAATTGGCAGAGCGCGCTATGGACTCAAACGATATCGAGAAAGAGCGTGGAATTACAATTCTTGCTAAAAATACAGCCGTTGCCTACAACGGAACTCGTATCAATATCATGGACACACCAGGACACGCGGACTTCGGTGGAGAAGTTGAGCGTATCATGAAAATGGTTGACGGTGTTGTCTTGGTCGTAGATGCCTACGAAGGAACCATGCCACAGACTCGTTTCGTATTGAAAAAAGCCTTGGAACAAGACCTTGTCCCAATCGTGGTTGTTAACAAAATCGACAAACCATCAGCTCGTCCAGCAGAAGTAGTAGACGAAGTATTGGAGCTCTTCATTGAGCTTGGTGCAGACGATGACCAGCTTGATTTCCCAGTGGTGTATGCTTCAGCTATCAACGGGACTTCTTCATTGTCAGATGATCCAGCTGATCAAGAAAAAACAATGGCACCAATCTTTGATACCATTATCGACCATATCCCTGCTCCAGTGGACAACTCAGATGAACCTTTGCAGTTCCAAGTCTCACTTTTGGACTACAATGACTTCGTAGGTCGTATCGGTATCGGTCGTGTCTTCCGTGGTAGTGTGAAAGTTGGAGACCAAGTTACCCTTTCTAAACTAGATGGTACAACGAAGAACTTCCGTGTTACAAAACTTTTCGGTTTCTTTGGTTTGGAACGTCGTGAAATCCAAGAAGCCAAAGCAGGTGACTTGATTGCTGTTTCTGGTATGGAAGATATCTTTGTTGGTGAAACCATTACTCCGACAGATGCCATTGAACCTCTTCCAATCCTACACATCGATGAGCCAACTCTTCAAATGACTTTCTTGGTCAACAACTCACCATTTGCAGGTCGTGAAGGAAAATGGGTGACTTCTCGTAAGGTGGAAGAACGCTTGCAAGCAGAATTGCAAACAGACGTTTCCCTACGAGTTGACCCAACGGACTCACCAGATAAATGGACTGTCTCAGGTCGTGGAGAATTGCACTTGTCAATCCTTATCGAAACTATGCGTCGTGAGGGTTATGAACTTCAAGTATCTCGTCCAGAGGTTATTGTAAAAGAAATCGACGGTGTTAAATGTGAGCCATTTGAACGTGTTCAAATCGATACTCCAGAAGAATACCAAGGTTCTGTTATCCAAAGCCTTTCTGAACGTAAGGGTGAAATGTTGGATATGATTTCAACTGGTAATGGTCAAACTCGTTTGGTCTTCCTTGTTCCAGCGCGTGGTTTGATCGGATACTCAACGGAGTTCTTGTCAATGACTCGTGGTTACGGTATCATGAACCATACCTTCGACCAATACTTACCATTGATTCCAGGAGAAATTGGTGGACGTCACCGTGGTGCCCTTGTTTCCATCGATGCTGGTAAGGCTACAACTTACTCAATCATGTCTATCGAAGAACGTGGAACCATCTTTGTCAACCCAGGTACTGAGGTTTACGAAGGAATGATCATTGGCGAAAACTCTCGTGAAAACGACTTGACAGTTAACATCACTAAGGCCAAACAAATGACCAACGTTCGTTCAGCTACTAAGGATCAAACAGCTGTTATCAAGACACCTCGTATCTTGACCCTTGAAGAGTCTCTTGAATTCTTGAATGACGATGAGTACATGGAAGTAACGCCTGAGTCTATCCGTTTGCGTAAACAAATCCTTAACAAGGCAGAGCGTGAGAAAGCCAACAAGAAGAAAAAATCAGCTGAATAA
- a CDS encoding 16S rRNA pseudouridine(516) synthase, whose amino-acid sequence MRLDRLLAQEKVSRKAMKQALLKKEILVDDCPASSLAQNVDTWLQKLVFQGRQIQGYKHTYLMLHKPNGVVTASKDKKLPTVMDLLPPDIQSDQLYAVGRLDRDTTGLLLLTDNGPLGFQLLHPQYHVDKSYQVEVNGPLTSDHIQKFKDGIVFLDGTTCKPAKLEILAASPTESRASITISEGKFHQVKKMFLSVGVKVTALKRVQFGYFTLDLELAEGQYRPLNPEELEIIKNYLEMSR is encoded by the coding sequence ATGCGTTTAGATAGATTATTAGCCCAAGAAAAGGTCAGTCGCAAGGCTATGAAACAGGCTCTATTAAAAAAAGAAATCCTAGTAGATGATTGTCCAGCCAGCTCACTCGCTCAAAATGTCGACACTTGGTTGCAGAAATTAGTCTTTCAAGGACGGCAGATTCAAGGATACAAGCACACCTACCTCATGCTTCATAAGCCAAACGGAGTCGTTACAGCTAGCAAGGATAAGAAACTTCCAACCGTCATGGACCTCCTTCCACCTGACATCCAGTCTGACCAGCTCTATGCTGTCGGCAGATTAGACCGCGATACGACGGGACTGCTCCTTTTGACAGACAATGGACCTCTTGGTTTTCAACTCCTTCATCCCCAGTACCATGTTGATAAATCTTATCAAGTGGAAGTCAACGGACCGCTCACGTCAGACCATATCCAAAAATTCAAAGACGGAATTGTCTTTTTAGACGGGACCACTTGTAAACCAGCAAAGCTAGAGATTCTAGCCGCAAGCCCAACAGAGAGCCGGGCCTCCATCACTATCTCTGAGGGCAAGTTTCATCAAGTCAAGAAGATGTTTCTATCAGTTGGTGTCAAGGTGACTGCCCTAAAACGAGTCCAGTTCGGCTATTTTACATTAGACCTAGAACTAGCAGAAGGGCAATACCGTCCCTTGAATCCAGAGGAATTGGAAATCATTAAAAACTATTTAGAGATGAGTCGATAA
- a CDS encoding rhodanese-like domain-containing protein has translation MTIWIVWGIVLAMVAWMGYNYLRIRRAAKIVDNAEFEDLIRKGQLIDVREPAEFHRKHILGARNIPSNQLKSSLAALRKDKPVLLYENQRGQRVTNAALYLKKQGFSEIYILSYGLDSWKGKIKTS, from the coding sequence ATGACAATTTGGATTGTTTGGGGAATCGTATTAGCGATGGTGGCATGGATGGGGTATAACTACCTTCGTATTCGTCGTGCGGCTAAGATTGTGGATAATGCGGAATTTGAAGACTTGATTCGGAAAGGGCAATTGATTGACGTCCGTGAACCAGCAGAATTTCACAGAAAACATATCCTCGGAGCTCGCAATATTCCTTCAAATCAGTTGAAGTCAAGCCTTGCAGCCCTTCGTAAGGATAAACCTGTCCTTCTCTACGAAAACCAACGCGGACAACGAGTGACCAATGCCGCACTTTATTTGAAAAAACAAGGTTTTTCTGAGATTTATATCCTTTCTTATGGATTGGATTCTTGGAAAGGGAAGATCAAGACAAGCTAA
- a CDS encoding YqgQ family protein, which produces MEAMKTFYDVQQFLKQFGIIVYMGKRLYDIELMKLELSRIYDAGLMDKLDYLEAEAVLRREHKIELDYIEKNGDKNL; this is translated from the coding sequence ATGGAAGCTATGAAAACATTCTATGATGTGCAGCAATTTCTCAAACAATTTGGCATTATTGTTTACATGGGGAAGCGTTTGTATGATATTGAACTGATGAAGCTCGAACTCTCTCGGATCTATGATGCAGGTCTGATGGACAAGCTAGACTATCTAGAGGCGGAAGCTGTTCTTCGTAGAGAGCACAAGATAGAATTAGACTACATAGAGAAAAATGGAGATAAGAACTTATGA
- a CDS encoding LysR family transcriptional regulator, with product MRIQQLHYIIKIVETGSMNEAAKQLFITQPSLSNAVRDLENEMGIEIFIRNPKGITLTRDGMEFLSYARQVVEQTQLLEERYKNPVAHRELFSVSSQHYAFVVNAFVSLLKKSDMEKYELFLRETRTWEIIDDVKNFRSEVGVLFLNSYNRDVLTKMLDDNHLLAHHLFTAQPHIFVSKTNPLAKKDKVKLADLEDFPYLSYDQGTHNSFYFSEEILSQEHHKKSIVVSDRATLFNLLIGLDGYTIATGILNSNLNGDNIVSIPLDIDDPIELVYIQHEKTSLSKMGERFIEYLLEEVQFDN from the coding sequence ATGAGAATTCAACAACTACACTATATTATCAAAATCGTCGAAACTGGCTCTATGAATGAGGCAGCTAAGCAGCTCTTTATCACCCAACCCAGTCTCTCTAATGCTGTTCGAGACTTGGAAAATGAAATGGGCATTGAAATCTTTATCCGCAATCCCAAGGGCATTACCTTAACCCGTGATGGGATGGAGTTTCTCTCCTACGCTCGCCAAGTTGTCGAGCAAACGCAGCTTCTGGAGGAACGCTATAAAAATCCTGTCGCCCACCGCGAGCTTTTCAGCGTTTCCTCTCAGCACTATGCCTTTGTAGTCAATGCCTTTGTCTCTCTGCTCAAAAAAAGTGATATGGAGAAATACGAGCTCTTCCTTCGTGAAACTCGGACTTGGGAGATTATCGATGACGTCAAGAACTTCCGTAGCGAGGTCGGTGTCCTCTTTTTAAACAGCTACAACCGCGATGTTTTAACGAAAATGCTAGATGACAATCACCTCTTAGCCCACCACCTCTTTACCGCTCAACCCCATATCTTTGTTAGCAAGACCAATCCTCTAGCTAAAAAAGACAAGGTCAAACTGGCTGATTTAGAAGATTTTCCTTACCTCAGTTACGACCAGGGGACGCACAACTCCTTCTACTTTTCAGAGGAGATTCTTTCACAAGAGCACCACAAGAAATCCATCGTAGTCAGTGACCGTGCCACCCTCTTTAATCTTTTGATTGGTTTGGATGGTTACACCATTGCAACAGGGATATTGAACAGCAACCTCAACGGAGACAATATCGTTTCCATTCCACTGGACATTGACGACCCGATTGAACTAGTCTATATCCAGCATGAAAAAACCAGCCTGTCTAAGATGGGCGAACGCTTTATCGAATACTTACTAGAAGAAGTTCAATTCGATAATTAA
- a CDS encoding N-acetylmuramoyl-L-alanine amidase — MKKILLTSALILSIAGLAPASVLGEENTTQSTSAVKEAIAKEEKKESSVEENSKSEVLPKVNVQEDKPKKEGWYQENHHWRFYQDDKPALNWKQIQGKWYYFDQDGNRLHSTIYKGYAFDQDGVMIENSWTKLDNQWYYADPSGRLALNTWKKINGSWYYFDQTGSMLSNTAVDGYLLTKSGAMAEKGWTKLDQIWYYVAPSGKISQDKWEKVNGSWYYFDKDGGMLSATTFKGYLFNQSGAMAENNWVKIKDTWFYANGSGRYIQDNWQKIQGSWYSFDQNGGMLADKWKESYYLKTSGAMAENEWIFDKAYKSWFYLKADGRYANQEWIGAYYLKSGGYMAKSEWIYDNSDKARYYLDDNGHYVSGTYKIDGKEHLFQKYGQWISEVSTEGGFTKGLYSNTIFLDPGHGGRDSGAFYYNVAEKDLNMQIYRKLRTKLEELGYKVLTSRDSDIDVDFVTERSRMVNKTNSDIFISIHFNATGNTYSKASGIQTYSYSDEPDYPSKINKYWHNHPDRMSESKRLAAAIHSSLLAETGAKDAGLLESSYAVLRETAKPAVLLELGYMDNFSENQQIRDSHYQDKLVAGIVKGIQKYYAGR; from the coding sequence GTGAAAAAGATACTACTGACCAGTGCTTTAATCCTTTCAATCGCAGGATTAGCACCCGCATCCGTCTTAGGAGAAGAAAACACTACTCAATCCACATCTGCTGTCAAGGAAGCAATTGCCAAAGAAGAAAAGAAGGAATCGAGTGTTGAGGAAAACTCTAAATCAGAAGTTCTTCCGAAAGTAAATGTGCAAGAAGACAAGCCCAAAAAAGAAGGATGGTACCAAGAAAATCACCACTGGCGTTTTTACCAAGATGATAAACCTGCTTTGAACTGGAAACAAATCCAAGGCAAATGGTACTACTTCGATCAAGATGGTAATCGTCTTCATTCTACTATCTACAAAGGTTATGCCTTTGACCAAGATGGTGTCATGATAGAAAATAGCTGGACCAAACTGGACAATCAATGGTACTATGCTGATCCTTCTGGACGACTAGCTCTGAACACTTGGAAAAAAATCAATGGTTCTTGGTACTATTTTGACCAAACTGGAAGCATGCTCAGCAACACTGCCGTTGACGGCTATCTGCTCACAAAAAGCGGGGCTATGGCGGAAAAGGGCTGGACAAAATTAGATCAAATTTGGTACTATGTCGCTCCTTCTGGAAAGATCTCGCAGGATAAATGGGAGAAAGTCAACGGTTCTTGGTATTACTTTGACAAAGACGGTGGAATGCTGAGTGCGACAACCTTCAAGGGCTACCTCTTCAACCAGAGTGGAGCTATGGCAGAAAACAACTGGGTCAAAATCAAGGATACTTGGTTCTATGCGAACGGGTCAGGGAGATATATCCAAGACAACTGGCAAAAGATTCAAGGTTCCTGGTACTCATTTGACCAGAATGGTGGAATGCTAGCAGACAAATGGAAAGAAAGCTACTACCTTAAAACCAGTGGAGCCATGGCGGAGAATGAGTGGATCTTCGATAAAGCCTACAAGAGCTGGTTCTATCTAAAAGCGGATGGCCGTTATGCAAATCAGGAGTGGATTGGAGCATACTACCTCAAGTCAGGTGGTTACATGGCAAAGAGCGAATGGATTTACGATAACTCTGACAAAGCACGCTACTACCTAGATGATAATGGGCATTATGTTTCAGGAACTTACAAGATAGACGGTAAGGAACACCTGTTCCAAAAATACGGCCAATGGATTTCTGAAGTTTCAACTGAAGGTGGATTTACAAAAGGACTATACAGCAATACCATCTTCCTAGATCCTGGACACGGTGGTCGAGATTCAGGTGCCTTTTACTACAATGTAGCTGAAAAAGATCTCAACATGCAGATTTACCGTAAGCTTCGTACTAAGTTAGAAGAACTAGGCTACAAGGTCCTCACTTCTCGTGATAGTGATATTGACGTTGATTTTGTTACCGAACGTTCTCGTATGGTTAATAAGACCAACTCTGATATTTTTATCAGTATTCACTTCAACGCTACTGGTAATACCTACTCAAAAGCGAGCGGTATTCAAACCTACTCCTATAGCGATGAACCTGATTATCCAAGTAAGATTAATAAATACTGGCACAATCACCCTGATCGTATGAGTGAAAGCAAACGCCTCGCCGCTGCCATCCACTCCTCTCTTCTAGCAGAAACAGGAGCCAAGGATGCTGGCCTGTTGGAGAGCAGCTATGCCGTACTACGCGAAACCGCCAAACCAGCCGTTCTCCTAGAGCTTGGATATATGGATAATTTCTCCGAAAACCAACAAATCAGAGATAGCCACTACCAAGACAAACTGGTCGCAGGCATCGTAAAGGGGATCCAAAAATATTACGCTGGTCGATAA
- a CDS encoding DUF6287 domain-containing protein: protein MNKKERERQFEEINGRKRSESKLTPNKKIKIYIGIALAVLVTLILVSIFSYFLIVKKESNQASSAVSTTESTSQSSTSQGKTDETDKDKQEEIQKLKDQLTALDTKITEAEAFVSKFKKETAVPKLDIEAIKNNDLSSLEGTWRSQSGNEYIINDSGEVRATWFTNDQKYESVVGLKVSKGQDNRNPETASISAWVKDSVAGGFVIVAVPSGVVMQPADDGKITDKSNHTEERLLSGQDYGSMLMKPENVYYRVKPDTSKLEEAEKNLAQLQADRESIKSSLEPKEKKN from the coding sequence ATGAATAAGAAAGAACGGGAAAGACAATTTGAAGAGATTAACGGACGTAAGCGGTCAGAATCAAAGTTGACTCCAAATAAAAAAATAAAAATCTATATTGGCATAGCACTCGCTGTTTTAGTCACTCTTATCTTGGTAAGTATTTTCTCATATTTTCTGATTGTAAAGAAAGAGTCAAATCAAGCATCGTCTGCTGTTTCAACTACAGAGTCAACAAGTCAATCGTCTACAAGCCAAGGAAAGACAGATGAGACTGATAAGGATAAACAAGAGGAAATTCAGAAACTCAAGGATCAACTGACTGCTTTAGATACCAAAATTACGGAAGCAGAAGCATTTGTTAGCAAGTTCAAGAAAGAAACTGCTGTTCCAAAATTAGATATTGAAGCAATTAAGAACAATGACTTGTCTAGTTTAGAAGGTACTTGGCGTAGTCAATCTGGTAATGAATACATTATTAATGATTCTGGAGAAGTACGTGCGACTTGGTTTACAAATGATCAAAAGTACGAATCTGTAGTTGGATTAAAGGTATCAAAAGGACAAGATAATCGTAACCCTGAGACAGCGTCTATCAGTGCATGGGTAAAAGATTCTGTTGCTGGAGGATTTGTAATAGTAGCTGTGCCAAGTGGAGTCGTTATGCAACCTGCTGATGACGGAAAGATTACGGATAAAAGCAATCATACTGAGGAAAGACTACTTTCAGGACAAGATTATGGGTCTATGTTAATGAAACCAGAAAATGTTTATTATCGTGTGAAACCAGATACCAGTAAACTTGAGGAAGCAGAAAAGAACTTAGCTCAACTACAAGCAGACCGTGAATCAATCAAATCTTCTCTAGAGCCAAAGGAAAAGAAAAACTAG